CGCAGCGAGCGCGGCGCATACCGGCGCGGCCCGCCCTGGACTTCGCCGCGTTGGAGTCCCGGCTGCGAAAGCCCGTGGTGCCCGCCGCCCCGAAGGTCAGCTGGATGCACTGGGGGAAGATGCTGACCGCGGCCCTGGCGTCGGTGGCCTTCGTGGGCATCACCACGCTCCAGGTAACGCGCCTCCCAAGCGCCGACGAGCCCTGGCCCCGGAACGACGCGCTCACCACCGCCACCTGGGCCGTCGACTGGTGTGACGACCCTTCACGGGAAGCCGTGGCGGCGCTGGAAGCCCGCGTGGGGGCGTGCCTGGTGGCCTCCCCCTTGATAACCCTGCGCTGACGCCGGCCGCGGTGACCTACGGCACCGGGGTCAGCTGGCGCTCTGCGTGCTGGACGGCCTCCACCGCATCCACCAGGCCGTTGCCGTAGTTCGGATCCCACTCAGCCGGCCCCAAATCCCGGGCCGTCTCGAGCAGGGCTCTGCGGACCTTCTCCGCATCGAGCTGCTGGGGATTCAGGCTCCACACCAGGGCCGCCACCCCGGCCACGTGCGGCGTCGACATGGAGGTGCCCGTCTGCAGCGTGTAGTCCAGACCGGCGACGTCCAACGTCACCTCCTGCCCCATGAGCTCGCGGAGCACGTTGGCCGACTCCAAGGACACGGAGACGGTGGGCACCCACAGCTTGGACGGCCCGTTGAGCGTGAAGTTGCCCGTGCCCTCGTCGGGGTTGTGGTTGCCGATGATGACGGCCTTCGCTCCGGCGCGGATGGCGTTGCGCACCTTCTCCTCGAAGAGGATGCCGCCGCCGCGGTCGACATAGGCGACGAAGCCATCACAGGTGGCGGCCTCTCCACAGTCGGAGATGCTGCCGCCCAGGCCACAGTCCACCATCCGCCCCGAATAGGCGCCCACGGCCGAGAACTCCAGGGGGTTGGACGCGAACTGCTGGCCGCTCGCGGCCACCTCGCCATACGGCGCCCCGCCGATGATGGTGGCGCTCAACACGCCCACGCCGGGGGCCACCAGGTTGATGCCCTGGCCGTACTGGGAGAAGCTGGCCCACTCCCCCGAGAAGGTCACCGCGCCCACGCCCACCACGGAGTCATACCCGGCCGGGAAGGACACCTCGCCCGCGCCGGAGTTGCCCGTCGCCGCGATGGCCAGCACGCCATTCGCCCTGGCCTGGTTGAAGGCCAGCTCCTCGGCATCGTTCTTCGACACGGCGCCCAGCGACAGCGACACGATGTTCGCCCCCTGCTCCTGGCACCACTGGAGCGCGGCGATGACATTCAGGGTGTCGCCCGTGCCACGCTCGTTCAGCACCCGAGCGATCAGCAGCGACGCGGTGGGGGCCACGCCCACCGTGCCGTTGGGGTCCTCGCCCAACCGCACCCGGCCGCCCCCGCCCAGCTGCGCGGCGATGGTGGCCGCGGTGTGCGTGCCGTGTCCGCCGCCCCACAGCAGCACGTTGCCCTTCGAGTCCACCTGCGCGTCCAGGGCCAGCGAGTTGGCGGACCCGCTGATGAAGTCCTTGCCTCCGATGAAGGCGGCCTGCAGCTCCGGGTGGCGGTTGTCCCAACCGCTGTCGATGACGCACACCTTGATGCCCGTGCCCGAAGGCCGGCCCTCATCGAGGACACCGTCGTCGTTGAAATCCCAGACCTTGTTGGCCCGCACCATCTTCAGGCCGTCGGTGTACTCCCCCACGGAGCCCACGGTGTTGGGAGGCGGCCGCGGCTCCGCGCCCAGCCACGCCTGCGCGGGCAGCGGTGGCCGCGACATGCCGAGCGCGTACACCGGACGGTTGGGCGACACCGACACCACGTCCGGATTCCGGGCGAGCGCCGCGCGCACCTCGGGAGACACCCGGGCGGACAGCATGTTCAGCGACGGAACGCGCTGCTTCACCTGGCCTCCAGCGCGCGTCACCTCGTTGGCGAAAGCATCCGTGTTGGCCTGCGCGGAGGCGAAGACGCGCTGCCGGAAGGCGATGATGACGTCCTCCCCGCCATCGTCCGTCAGGGCCGCCTCGCTTCGCGCCGCGGACACCACCGCCGGCAGCTGGGATGCCCCCTCGGTACCGGGGCACGCCTTGGGCTCCTGCTCCGAGCCACATGCCATCAGCCCCCCGACCAGACCCAGCCAGACGCAACGCTTCATTTCACGCTCCTCGATTGCCCGTCCAGCAGGCGTCGTACGTCACGGCGCGGCTGATGGATTTCCAGGGACGCGCATGAACGGGAGGACACCTGATTCCGTTCCCGGAGCGCAAGTTAACCACGCCCGCGAATCGGCCGCTCGCGCCCCTGTCCGTGGCAGGACGTGCCCGGCGAGCAGCCGACAGGAGAGCGTTCGCCCTCTCACGCCTCGGCCGGATCCACGCCGAAGAGGCGGAGCGCATCGGCGGCATAGACGCCCAACTGCCGCTGTGTCTCCGCGGCGTCCCAGCCCAACCGGGGCGCCATGACCTCGGCCGCCACACGCGCGGCCGCCTGCCCCTGGTCGCGCGTCTCGAACGCCACCTTGAGGCGGCGGATGAGCAGGTCCGACAGGGTGTGCACCAGTTCGTGGGTGACACCCCAGGCGGCCTCGGCGGCCCGGTAGGGAAGCCCCTCGGCGAGCGGCCGGGACAACGCGGCGTCCTCTCGCGTCAGGGCCCACACGCGGCGCCAGCGGCTGCCATAGGCGCGCACCAGGTGGACGGCTGTGGCGTCGTCTCCCACCTCGGCGCGCGCCGCGGCGAACTCGGCGTCCAGCGCGCGGATGTCTCCACCCGGCAGGGGCAACACATCCGTGGGCGAGCGGCGACGCGGCTGGCCCAGGCGGCGCTCCACGGCGTCCACCACGTCGCGCGCCATGACGCGATAGGTGGTGAGCTTGCCACCGCTGATGGCGAGCACGCCGGAGGGGCTCACGTCGATGGCGTGCTCGCGGCTGGCACTGCCCGCGTCGTCCTGCGAGCCGTGGTAGCCGCTGGCCACCAGCGGACGGATGCCGGCCCACGCGCTCACCACGTCCGCGCGAGTGAGGCGCGCCTCGGGGAAGAAGGCGTTGGCGGACTCCAGCAGGTAGGCCACATCGGACTCGCTGGCGCGGACCTCCGCGGGGTGCGCACGCGTGGAGGTCTCCGTGGTGCCGATGATGGTGAAGTTGTCGGCGGGCAGCACGAACATCACCCGGCCGTCCTTGGGGGACAGCAGCGTGAAGGCGTCGCGATGGTTGATGCGCTCGCGCGGTACGGCGAGGTGGACACCCTTGCTGCCGCGCACGGCCGGGCTCGTCCCATTCGGCGCATCCAGCCGGCGGATTTCATCACTCCACGGGCCCGTGGCGTTGACGAGAACCCGTGCGCGCACGGTGACCTCCTCGCCGGTGAGGTGGTCCACCACCGTCGCGCCGTGCGCGTGTCCCTGTTCGAGGACGAGCGCCTTCACGGACGCGTGGTTGAGGACGACGGCTCCCGCCTCGGACGCGCCCACGGCATTGGCCAGGGTGAGGCGCGCGTCGTCCGTAGCCGCGTCGTAGTAGCGGGCACCGCCCTTGAGGTGGTCGGTGCGCAGGCCGGGCTCGGCCGCGTGGACCTGCCGGGCGTTGAGCCGCCGGTAGCCCTTCACGTTCCGGAAGAGGGAGAGGGCGTCGTAGAGCATGAGGCCCGCGTTGAGCTTCCAGCGAGGCACGCGGGCGCCCGCGTACACGGGCCAGATGAAGGCGAGCGGACGCACCAGGTGCGGGGCGAGCCGCAGGAGGCGTTGGCGCTCGATGCTGGATTCGAAGACGAGGCCCAGGTGGCCGTGCTCCAGGTAGCGAAGGCCGCCGTGGATGAGCCGGGACGAGCGGCTGGAAGTGCCACTGGCGAAGTCGTCACGCTCGACGAGCGCCACCTTGAGCCCCCGGAGCGCGGCATCCCGCGCCGAGCCCGCGCCGGTGACACCGCCCCCGATGATGAGGACGTCGAAAGTCTCCGTGGCCAGGGCCCGCAGACGTGCTGCGCGGGACGGAGGCGGGGGCACGTCTGCTTCGGAGACAACACGGCTGAGCGCGACGGATTCAGAACGCACGGCACAAGTGTAGCGGCGTTGGCCGGCGAGAGCAGCGGAAACCAATGCGCTGCGTCAAGCGCGCTACACGGAGCGAGGCGACATGTGTCCGCGAGGCACCCATCCGAGAGGGGACGGCGCCTTGCGCGTCCGGATGAAGACAGATAGGAGGCGACCGACCCCTCCCCTCACCCCCGGGCTCCACGGCCTTGTTGAACCCCCACGACCGACGCGACCTGGCCAGCCTGGGACTGATGGTCCTGGTGTACGGGCTCGTGGTGGCGCCGGTGCTGCACGCGGTGGTGGAGCACGGCGATGGTGGTCATCATCACCCGCATGCCCATTCACACCCGCACGGGCGCGCCCACGCGCACGGTGCGGGGAATGAGCACGCACACCGTGGCGACGAAGGCGCGGGAGAAGACGGTGAGCGGAAGCGCGGGCACGAGCACCTGACGGGCTCCGTGGAGCACCTGCAGGCGGTCGCGCTGGCCTGGGCGGTGATGAAGCTGCCGCGCGTGCGTGAAGTGTCGTGGTTGGCGGAGCTCCAGCAAGGCCCTACGAGGGTCCCCGGCTCCGCGGTGCGCCCAACGGCGATGCCCCAGGGCCCGTAGCCGTCATCACCCTCGCGCAGCCAACGCAAGGAGCCTCGCGTGCGGAGCACGCATGGGTCCGTGTGTCCTGCTTGCTGACTCACTTCTGAACCCGTCCCGGTGGGGTCACTCCCTGGGGCGTCGTGCGCCGCGCGAAGTCCGAGCGTGAGCAAGACGCCGCAGCATGGGGCCTGCGCCGCTGTGTGTCCGTACGTGCCCGTGCTCCTCGTTGCCGCAATGTCGTCGTGTGTCCTCGCCCTGGCGCCCTCGAACCGTCCGCCAGATGCGGCACGAGAGCCATCTCCCGCGTCCGAGCGTGCCGCGACAGGCACGGGGACGGGCACGCATGACGACGTGCCGCCATTCGTGAACACGGAGCGCCAAGCCCCACCCTCGGCCAGCGCCATCACGTCCGTGAACGCTCCGGCGGAAGCGGACACGTCCCCAGCCAACGAGCCCGGACAGCTTCCCAAGGAAGCATCCACCCCGCCCCCCATCACCCAAACCGCCGACGTCCCCTCGTCAGAGGCAAGCTCCCATCCTCTCCCCTCGGAGCAGGAGGAATCCCTCACCAGCGCATCCGACCTCGAGGCCCAGGAGCCGCCGTCAAAGTCCACGGTGGTGCGCGGCGCGCGTCCCGCGCAAAGCGCGTCCGAGGTGACACTGGGCCGGGACATCTTGGACGCTGCGCCACGCAGAAACGCAGTGGACCTCCTGCGAGCCGTTCCCGGCCTCGTGGCCTCGCAGCACAGTGGAGAGGGCAAGGCCCAACAGCTCTTCCTCCGAGGCTTCGACGCGCTGCACGGCCAGGACGTGGAACTCGACGTCGGCGGCCTGCCAGTGAACGAGGTGAGCCACATCCACGCGCTGGGCTACGCGGACATCAACTTCGTCATCCCAGAGGTCGTGCAGGCGCTCGAAGTGACGGAGGGTTCCTACCGTGCCGCGCAGGGCGACTTCGCCGTCGCGGGAACCGTCCGCATGGACCTGGGCGTCGCCGAGCCCGGCGTCCACCTCCTGGGGACACTCGGCCAGTACGGCCAGCGTCGGCTCGTGGCCACGGTGCGGCCGGGAGACGACGCGGGAACCTTCGCCGCGGTGGAGTTGGGTGAAGGCAGAGGCTTCGGCGCTCAGCGAGGCTACGGCCGCGCCTCGCTCCTCGCGCAGGCCCATGCGCCCCTCGGAGATGGGCTGACGGTCCGCGCACTCGCAGGCAGCTACGTCACGCGCTTCGACTCCCCGGGCGTGGTGCGCGAAGACGACCTGCTTTCGGGCCGCAGCGACTTCTTCTCCGCCGCCCTGGGCCGGCAGGGCGGCTCGGTGTCGCGACACCAATTGCTGCTCGGCGTGGACCTGCCGCGCACGGGGAACGGGCGCACGAAGCTGGAGGTCTTCGGAATCCTCTCGGACCTGCGGCTGCGCAACAACTTCACGGGCTTCCGTGTCGACGAGCGCGGTGACGGCCTGGAGCAGACGAACAACGCCACCACGCTGGGCGCCCGCGCCGAGCATCGGAGGTCCGTAACGGCCTTCGGTCGCCCGGTCGCGCTGGAGCTGGGACTGGGCGCACGGCGAGACAGCGTGGAGCAGACGCAGCGGCGCTACCGCGAATCCGACGGCACCTTCTTCTCGGACGAGATTGACGCGGCCTTCACCCAGACAGACGTCTGGGGCTGGGCCGAGGCCCGCCTGCCACTGGGCCGCTGGAGCTTCCGGTTGGGGGGACGCGCGGACGCGTTGGGTGTGGAGGTCTTCGACGCGCTCGCCTTCCGGGACCCGCGCTACTACGACGGACAGGGCTATTCGCGCAGTGCCTTCGGCGTCCACCTGGGCGCGAAGGCGGGCGTGGAGTACGCGCTGGGAGATGACGCGGACGCCTGGCGCCTGTTCGCCAGCTACGGTGACGGCTTCCGCTCGCCGCAGGCACGCAGCCTCTCGGAGGGCGAGCGCGCCCCCTTCGTCTCCATCCGAGGCGCGGAACTGGGCTCGCGCAAGGACGGCGAGCACTGGGCGCTGCAGCTCAGCCTCTTTGGCTCGCAGGTGGACAACGACTTCTTCTTCGACCACACCGTGGGCACGACGGTGTACACGGGCCAGACGCTGCGCTCGGGCGTCTCCGCCGCGCTCCAGGCCCGTCCACTGCCAGGGCTCGTCACCTCGGTCAGCGCCACGTTCGCCCACGCCTACGTGCGAGCCTCGGACACGCTGCTGCCCTACTTCGCGCCCTTCGTCGCGCGCGCCGACGTGGGCTGGGACGGCCCGCTGACCTGGGCGGGGTTCGGCGGGAGCACGCTGTCGCTGGGCACGGGGCTCACCTTCATCGGTCCACGCCCGCTGCCCTTCAGCGAGCGCAGCGCCACCGTGTTCCTCGCGGATGCGCACGTCGCCATCCGCCGGGGCGAGCTGGGGCTGAGGCTGGAGGTCTCGAACCTGCTCGACGCGCGCTGGAGGGATGGCGAGTTCGTCTACGGCTCGCGCTTCGACCCAGCCGCCGCGGCGAGCCTCGTCCCGGCAAGACATTTCACCGCGGGGTCGCCTCGGATGGCCTCGCTCTCCCTGGAGGTCCACCTATGAATCGCAGACACATCCTCACCGGCGCGCTGGCCCTGGCCACTGCGGCCACGGCTCTGAGCGGCTGTGGCAGCGAAGCGGAGCGGCGCACCTTTCCCGTGGAGGTGACGTCCACGCCCATGACGGGCGCCAACGAGCGAGGCTGGACGGTGACGGTGGAGTCCGCGCACCTCTCCGTGGGCCCGGTGCGCTTCTTTGAAGGACGCGCGCTGACGGCCCGCCGCTTCGACTGGTACACGCTCTTCGGCGGCACGGCCCATGCGCACCCCGGACACTACTCACCGGGCGACGCGCTGGCCGAGATGCTGACCACTCACACCGTGGACCTGCTCACCGGCGCCACGCTGGGCGACGCGAGCGCAGTGACGGGCGAGTACGGCTCCCTGGAGCTGACGCTGACGGCCCCCACGCAGGCCACCGACGCCCAGGGGGTGCTGAGCGGCCAGGCGATGCGCGTCCGCGGCACGGCGCGCAACGCGGAGGGCGTCGAGCGGCGCTTCGACGCGATGACGAGCCTGCCCAAGCCCATCCAGGGCGTGCGCTTCGAGAAGTCGCTGGGGATGGAGGCGGGCCGTGTGCGCATCGCCGTGAAGCTGGGGACGTGGCTGGGCCGCATTGACTTCGCCACCGCGACCGATTTGGACGCGGATGGCGTCTACACCTTCCCCGCCGACAGCCAGGCGCAGAACGCGCTGGTGCGCGGCGTGGAAGACACCACTGCCTACGTCGTGACGTGGGTGGAAGGAGCTGCGCAATGAAGAAGTGGATGCTGGGGCTTTCCTGTCTGGGACTGATGGCGTGCAGCGACGGCGCGGGCACGGTGACGTTCACCACCTATGGCGAGGACTACATCGAGAAGGAGATTCCCGCGGCCGTGGGTGACGAGGACGGCATCGTGGACGGCTGGACGGTGCGCTTCAGCAAGTTCCTCGTGGTGCTCGGCGAGGTGAAGGTCGGCAACCACGACGAGACCGCCATCGAGATGACGCAGGCGCGGGTCTTCGACGTGCACAAGCCCGGCCCGGTGGTGGTGGAGACGTTCCGCGACGTGCCGGCCCAGGAGTGGGACCACGTCAGCTTCGCCATCGCGCCCAACGCCAACGCGGTTGCAGGCAACGCGGACGCCGCGGACGTCACGCGGATGAAGGACGGCGGATACTCCGTCTACCTGGAGGGCACGGCGACCAAGGGCGCGCAGACCAAGCGCTTCGCCTGGGGCTTCACCACCAACACCGTCTACGAGCACTGCGAGAGCCCGGGCCTGGGCGCGGGCGTAACGGTGCCCAAGGACGGCGAGGAGACGGTGCAGCTCACCATCCACGGTGACCACCTCTTCTTCGATGACCTGCAGTCGCCGGACGCGAAGATGCGCTTCGACGCGCTGGCCGCCGCGGACAGCATGGGCATCGCGGGTCCCGACGGAGAGGTGACGCTCGAGGAACTGGCGGCGGTGGACCTGACGGAGCTGCCGTCGGGGCAGTACGGCACGGGTGGCGTGGGCAACGTGCAGACGCTGCGCGACTTCGTCACGGCGCTGACGCGCAACCTGGGGCACTACCGCGGCGAAGGTGAGTGCGAGCCCCGGGCGCGCTGACCACGCAGAGGGATGCTGGCGCGGTGGCACGAACGGCCGGCCACCGCGCCAGCATGAGCCCCCAGGCCCGGGGCCGACCCTCCCTGGGCCTGGAGCCTTCAAAGCTCAGCTCTTGTTGTGCGAGGAGCCAGACGAGTTCGCCGCGGGGTTCCCCCCCGTCGAGTTGTTCCCGCTGTTGTTGCTCCCGCCGTTCGGGTTGTTGCCCGACTGCCGAGGGCTATTGGGGTTCATTTGGTTGGAGCGGTTGTCCTGCGACGCCTTGTGCGCGGGGTTGTTGGGATTCTTGGAGTTGGCGCGCTGGTCGTTCTGGTTCTTGCCGCTGTCCTTGCTCATGGACCTACCTCGGGAGTCCCCAAGCGAAAGTGCCGGGGAGGCCTGAAACTAGGAAGCGGCCCAGGTGGAGACACTCGTGCGGAGGTGTTCGTCCGGTGTCGGGAAGCACACGACATCGCTCGGAGCCGGACACGGAATGCGCGAGCCACGGCTTTGCCGGATGCGGCGGCGAGCAAGGGTGCCTACCTCGTGCCCCAGGAGGTGACGCGGCGTGAGGACGGTCACGTACGAGCGCAGTGGGCGAACGAACACGGGCGCACAGGCGCTCCGGCTGGAAGGAATGAAGCACCTGAAGGTGCTGGAGCAGGGTGAGGTGGTCAGCGAGCGCGACCTCACGGGAGCGGAAATCCAGCGCCTGGGCCCGCTCTTCGAACAAGCCAGCCGCGCCCCGGCCCCCGTCGTCATGGTTCCGCAGGCAGGTGGGCCAGACGGACTCGCGGTGACGCTCGCGTTCGAGGACGAAGAATCCCCGCGCGTGCGCATCGCGGCCGAGCGACTTCCAGCCCAGGGCGCTGGCCCTCTCTATGACGCCCTGCTCGAGGAGTTGGACCGCCTGCTGACGACCGAGCTGCATGCCCGGGCTCCGCGTCGCGCACACGCGGTGCTGCCGCACCAGTTGCGCGAAGAAGAGCAGTAGTGCCTCAA
The Myxococcus virescens DNA segment above includes these coding regions:
- a CDS encoding anti-sigma factor family protein, which produces MSACRETELDALLADELSPEDAARVRAHTQACPACQHALSWLRAERGWMAQRARRIPARPALDFAALESRLRKPVVPAAPKVSWMHWGKMLTAALASVAFVGITTLQVTRLPSADEPWPRNDALTTATWAVDWCDDPSREAVAALEARVGACLVASPLITLR
- the glpD gene encoding glycerol-3-phosphate dehydrogenase translates to MRSESVALSRVVSEADVPPPPSRAARLRALATETFDVLIIGGGVTGAGSARDAALRGLKVALVERDDFASGTSSRSSRLIHGGLRYLEHGHLGLVFESSIERQRLLRLAPHLVRPLAFIWPVYAGARVPRWKLNAGLMLYDALSLFRNVKGYRRLNARQVHAAEPGLRTDHLKGGARYYDAATDDARLTLANAVGASEAGAVVLNHASVKALVLEQGHAHGATVVDHLTGEEVTVRARVLVNATGPWSDEIRRLDAPNGTSPAVRGSKGVHLAVPRERINHRDAFTLLSPKDGRVMFVLPADNFTIIGTTETSTRAHPAEVRASESDVAYLLESANAFFPEARLTRADVVSAWAGIRPLVASGYHGSQDDAGSASREHAIDVSPSGVLAISGGKLTTYRVMARDVVDAVERRLGQPRRRSPTDVLPLPGGDIRALDAEFAAARAEVGDDATAVHLVRAYGSRWRRVWALTREDAALSRPLAEGLPYRAAEAAWGVTHELVHTLSDLLIRRLKVAFETRDQGQAAARVAAEVMAPRLGWDAAETQRQLGVYAADALRLFGVDPAEA
- a CDS encoding S8 family serine peptidase, with protein sequence MKRCVWLGLVGGLMACGSEQEPKACPGTEGASQLPAVVSAARSEAALTDDGGEDVIIAFRQRVFASAQANTDAFANEVTRAGGQVKQRVPSLNMLSARVSPEVRAALARNPDVVSVSPNRPVYALGMSRPPLPAQAWLGAEPRPPPNTVGSVGEYTDGLKMVRANKVWDFNDDGVLDEGRPSGTGIKVCVIDSGWDNRHPELQAAFIGGKDFISGSANSLALDAQVDSKGNVLLWGGGHGTHTAATIAAQLGGGGRVRLGEDPNGTVGVAPTASLLIARVLNERGTGDTLNVIAALQWCQEQGANIVSLSLGAVSKNDAEELAFNQARANGVLAIAATGNSGAGEVSFPAGYDSVVGVGAVTFSGEWASFSQYGQGINLVAPGVGVLSATIIGGAPYGEVAASGQQFASNPLEFSAVGAYSGRMVDCGLGGSISDCGEAATCDGFVAYVDRGGGILFEEKVRNAIRAGAKAVIIGNHNPDEGTGNFTLNGPSKLWVPTVSVSLESANVLRELMGQEVTLDVAGLDYTLQTGTSMSTPHVAGVAALVWSLNPQQLDAEKVRRALLETARDLGPAEWDPNYGNGLVDAVEAVQHAERQLTPVP
- a CDS encoding TonB-dependent receptor domain-containing protein; this encodes MSKTPQHGACAAVCPYVPVLLVAAMSSCVLALAPSNRPPDAAREPSPASERAATGTGTGTHDDVPPFVNTERQAPPSASAITSVNAPAEADTSPANEPGQLPKEASTPPPITQTADVPSSEASSHPLPSEQEESLTSASDLEAQEPPSKSTVVRGARPAQSASEVTLGRDILDAAPRRNAVDLLRAVPGLVASQHSGEGKAQQLFLRGFDALHGQDVELDVGGLPVNEVSHIHALGYADINFVIPEVVQALEVTEGSYRAAQGDFAVAGTVRMDLGVAEPGVHLLGTLGQYGQRRLVATVRPGDDAGTFAAVELGEGRGFGAQRGYGRASLLAQAHAPLGDGLTVRALAGSYVTRFDSPGVVREDDLLSGRSDFFSAALGRQGGSVSRHQLLLGVDLPRTGNGRTKLEVFGILSDLRLRNNFTGFRVDERGDGLEQTNNATTLGARAEHRRSVTAFGRPVALELGLGARRDSVEQTQRRYRESDGTFFSDEIDAAFTQTDVWGWAEARLPLGRWSFRLGGRADALGVEVFDALAFRDPRYYDGQGYSRSAFGVHLGAKAGVEYALGDDADAWRLFASYGDGFRSPQARSLSEGERAPFVSIRGAELGSRKDGEHWALQLSLFGSQVDNDFFFDHTVGTTVYTGQTLRSGVSAALQARPLPGLVTSVSATFAHAYVRASDTLLPYFAPFVARADVGWDGPLTWAGFGGSTLSLGTGLTFIGPRPLPFSERSATVFLADAHVAIRRGELGLRLEVSNLLDARWRDGEFVYGSRFDPAAAASLVPARHFTAGSPRMASLSLEVHL